ATTGCTTACCCTGCACCATTAAAAACCATTTTcatggttgggcacagtggctcatttctataatcccagcactttgggaggtggaggctggctgcttgagcccaggagttcaagcccagccggggcaacatgacaagaaccctgtcttaaaaaaataatacaaaaattaagtgtgTCACTTCCAGGTAGTCCCAGCTAAgtgggaggctgcggtgagccctgctgcactccaacgtgggtaagacagaacaagaccctgtctcaaaaatgtttCTTCATCCCAAAAGGAATTTGCAATGGGTTTCTTTATAGAATAATCCAGTGTGTGAATATACCAGTTGTTCATCCCGTTGGAAGTGGCTCCATTGAGCATTGCCTTTGAGTGTCAGGACAGCACTCAGGCTCTGGTTTTGACGTTTTATAGGTTGATGCTCAGGGTTTTGTTTTCACTGTTAAACGATGCTACTGTGAACCTTtgtgtgcagatttttgtgttttcatttctcgaGTATATACTAGAGTGGAATTGATGATAAGGCTCCCTGACTAAACATCTGAAGAACttgcaaatatttacaaaaaggCTGCATGTTACATTTCCACCAGCGGTTTATGAGGGTCCCAGTTTCCACGCATCCTTGCCGACACGTACTGACATCCTAGTGAGTGTCAGTACTTCCGTTTATAAAGTGATATAACTGCTTTTAAGCAACTGATGTTTGTAAAGTTGGCCTTAGTTAATGTTCGTTTGCTCTGCTCTTGAATTTAAAAAGCGAGCAAAACTAATGGCTTATTCAGTTGCCTCTGAACGGTCTAGCTGCCACCTTCCCTGTGGGTGCCGCGCCATTTGCACGGGCGTCATCCTTTACCGAGGCAGCGTTCTTAATTTCAATCGTGCGTTCTGGGTCACAGAGCAGTCAGGTCAGGCTTTCTTCCCGGAGCGGAGCTTTCAGTTGGGCACCTGGGAAGCGCAGGACTTGCGCGTTACCTGCAGGCCGCAGAGCCAGAAGCCCCGCCGCGTCCCCATGGACAACACTGCTGCGTGCCGTGCGTCCCGGAGCTGACGCAGGCGCGCCTTTGTCGTCCCCCTGGAGGGCGCCCATTGGCTCGGCTGCGGCTCGTCCCTCCCTCCGGAAGTGCGGATATTGTCAGCTGCGATTCGGCGGTCGCGGGTGAGTGTGTCCCGGCTAGCGGCCTGGGTTGGGCTTTGTAGCTGCTCCGGAGGCGCAGCACGGGCCGCGCTCTCAGAGTCCTAGCCGGTGCGcggcctcctgcctcctccctcctcgGCGGTCGCGGCCCGCCGGCCTCCGCGGTGCCCACCTTCTCTCTCAGGGTACCTTCCTTCCGCACGCGCGCTCCtccgccctcccctcccctctgtaGTCCTTGTCCACCATGGGCGTCCTCGGGGCTTCCATTTGCCTCTCCGGTAATTTATactgattttgttcttttccgTGGCCAAGTATCTGTTTCACATCCCTTCTGTTACCTTCACCATTAGGCCTCTGTTCTCTCTTTTCAGTCATTGTCATTGACTCAACCTGTCCCCGCTCCCTCTGTCTCCACTAAGATTACATGCTCTACTGGATGATTTGGAGGAAGGTGGCTTTCCCTGTTATGCCTGACCTATTTCGGATGGAGCCTCAGACTTTAACTGTCTGCTCTATTGTCTGAACTTAAGTCGAGTGAAAGAAGATTCCTCTGCAACAGCTTTAATCCATTTTGCTCGCTTCGTTGGCTTGGAGCGAATAATTAAAGTAATAATATCTCCTAGCCACCTTCTAGACTTTTCTGACCCAGTTTCCACATGTGTGAAGTAAAATATCTTACCGAAGaattatgaagattaaaagatAAGATACAAATAGGCTTCATTCTGAAGAGAGCTAAAAAGTCTCTTAAAAGCAATAATTGTGGAATAAGTGATTAGTAGTATTTGTTCTCGAGAGTTTATGTACACCATACTGTGTGCGAACTTACTTAAAACACAATTGCAGAAGTGAAAATGAATCTTTTTGATGGAGGGCCTGTCGGTCACTAAACCAGTACTGGTAACATTACCAGTTGTTTTGAAGGGGTTTAGTTGGTTTGGAAAGTTTGGTAAAAACAAGACCATTGTGTttttggaagaagaaaaggcaAGAGCATTGAGGAAAACCAGAATTGGAAATAACGGTCTTAGCCAGCTCTAGTTACCAGTTACCCTCTGTGAGAACTTTGGACAggttacaactttttttttcaatcttgagacagggtctgcttctgtggcccaggctggagtgcagtgggccatcatagctcacggcaACTTCTTCTTTCCCGGGCGCTAGCGGTTCtccctcagctccccaagtagctgggactgcaggcgcgtgccaccactcctggctaattatttaaaaaaaaaaaaattaggccgggatccggtaatcccagcactttgggaggcctaagtgggaggatcacttgagctcaggacttgaAGATCAGCAtatgcaacacagtgagacctcatctctactaaaaattaaaaaattagtcgggcatggtggcgggggcctgtggtcctacctactcaggaggccgaggaagggggatggcttgagtccgagaagtcaaggctgctgtgaactcTGAACACAAGTGGTAtgtttgagccactgtactttagcctgagcaacagagcaagaccctgtcttaaaaaaaaatcaatggcctttttttttttttttctgagacaagagttttgctcttctcacacaggctggagtgcaatggcacgatctcagctgactgcaacctccgcctcccaggtttaagcaattctcctgccttagcctccccagtagctgggattgcaggcgcccaccatcacacccggctaatttttgtatttttagtagagatggggtttcgtcatgttggccaggctggttttgaactcctgacctcaggtgatctgcccgcctcagcctccggaggtgctgggattacaggcctgagccaccgcacctaacCTCAATTTACATTCCTGTTTATAGCTCTTGTTTGTAATTCATTTCAAAGACACATTCAGATTGGATTATCTATACCACTGTTTACCTGTGttgtgaataattttaaaatgccttagCATAGTGATGGTGCTGACTCATTTGCCAGCAGATACTACTTAATttgcaatattttgaaaatctgtttttttttttttttttgagacggagttttgctctgtcacccaggctggagtgcagtggcgcgatcttggctcactgcaacctccgtctcctggtttcaagcaattctctcacctaggcctcccgagtatctgggattacaggcacccaccacctcgcccggctaatttttgtatttttagtaaagacgggatttcaccatgttggccagtctggtctcgaactcctgacctcaagtgatccacctgccttggctaaccaaagtgctgggattacagacgtgagccaccactcctagcctGAAAATAAGAAATCTTAACGTGGTAAAGTAAATTATCAGCCTTATGCACTgttcgaaagcttctttctttctaagACCCTCCGTCCTATTCTAGGAGATTAAAAAGTCTTGTAAATTTAAGAGATCATTTGGTGTAATAATATATTATGGAACAAGTATTAGTTCTTCAAGAAATTGCTGATTTTGAGAAGCTCCCACACGATTtctaatcattaaggaaatacgTGGTGTTAGTtagttttgagacaaagtcttgcactgttgcccaggctggagtgcagtggcatgattgtagctctctgcagccttgaacttctgagttcaagtgatcctcctgagcctggcatggtggcttacacctgtaatctgagcaacCCAgagcactgaggcaggaggatcgcttgaggccaggagtttgagaccagccttggcaacacagtaagaccccatctctaaaagaattttctaaaattagccaggcattgtggctaaTTACTTAGGCTCAGAAGTTCAGGGTTGCAGTGATGATTGttctactgcattccagcctgggtgacagtgcaagaccttgtctcaaaacaaattaaCACCATtaatttccttgatgattagaaATTATGTTGGAACTTCTTAAAAGCAAcaaactcgggaggctgaggtgggaggatcacttgagcccaggctgcagtaagccacaatggtgccactgcagtccagcctgggcaacagagtgagaagggtcttgaaaaaaacaacaacaaagaagcaatcttcccaccttcgTCTttcaggtagctaggattacagccatgtacCAACAAGGTCAGCATGGGTGTCTTTTGGAAATGGATAATTTACTTAGAACATATGATAATAcgaaataaatttgttttgttttgtttgagacggagtctcgctttgtcgcccaggctggagtgcagtggcgcgatctcggctcattgcaacctccaactcctgggttcaagtgattctctcctgcctcagccccccaagtagctgggactacaggtgcccaccaccacgccctgctaatttttgtatttttagtagagacagggtttcactatgttagtcaggctggtcttgaactcctgacatcatgatccgctcacctcagcctcccaaactgctgggactacaagcatgagccactgcactcagtcaataaaaatttttttattacttgATACACCTTAAATtgtgttcttaaaaataaaagcaaaatatatcaAAGTAAAATATATCAAAGGAGAGTTGTTGCCTGGGAAAGGCCAGCTGATTTGCAGCCTAGAGGTCTTGCAAAGTAATGTCTTGTTAAGTTTCGTATTGCAGGATTTACCATCAGCGTTGTAGGTTTGGCTAATTGATATTGGCAGTCCCCGAAGATTAGAACTTGGGAGTTAATTCACGCAATGTCCACTCCACACTGAAATGGAATATAAGTCATAATActgaatttaatgttttttttttgtttgtttgtttttgtttttgagatagagtttcactcttgttgcccaggctggagtgtgatggcacaatcttggctcactgcaacctctgcctcccgggttcaagtgattctcctgcctcagcctcctgagtagctgggattacaggcatgcaccatcacacctggctaattttgtatttttagtagagacggggttttaccatattggttaggctggtctcaaactcccgacctcaggtgatctggccgcctcagcctcccaaagtgctgggattgcaggcgtgagctgccgtgcccggcccatttttaaaactctaaatagAGATAGTAGCAAAGGCACCCAACCTCACtgatttgaggattaaatgagttgatatatGTAAACTGCCTAGCACCTACTAAACGTTGTTGTCTTTCCTTTATCATCAAATTCATGATTAGAGAGCAGTGATTGGAAGTTTGGAAGCAGGCACCTCATTATTATTTCCATGCCTACCacctattatttctttattttgagatggagtcttgctctgtcacccaggctggagtgtagtcgggatctcggctcactgcagcttctgcctcccaggttcaagcaattctcctgcctcagcctcttgtgtagctgggattacaggtgcacgccactacgcccggttgatttttgtattgttagtagagacagggtttcaccgtgttggccaggctggtctcaaactcctgaccccatgatccgcccgcctcggcctcccaaagtgctgggtttacaggcatgagccactgcacctggcccatttcttTACCTTGTAGATAGCAGCTTTTTATTTAGCACTTATGTAGCTGGACCATAGGAgtatgccaccatggccagctaattttttgatcttgtagaggcagggtctcactctgttgtgcaagttggttttgaactcctgggctcaagctatcctcttgcctcccaaagtgctgggattacaggcgtgagccaccacatctatcCCCTTTCAGATatcttaattttgataaattccTTCAGTTACTAATCTGTGatgaactgatttttttcttcatatatatcaACAGTTGAGGAGCTCAAGCTCGGGAAAATGGTGTGCATTCCTTGTATCGTCATTCCAGTTCTGCTCTGGATCTACAAAAAATTCCTGGAGCCATACATATACCCTCTGATTTCCCCCTTCGTTAGCCGTATATGGCCTAAGAAAGCAATACAAGAATCCAACGATCCAAACAAAGGCAAAGTGGACTGTAAGGTAAGAACATTCACATGTCTTGAATTATGAGCAGTGAACAGGGGTGGTACTTGGGTGAAACACTTAGATTTTGGAAAGACAAGTTTTAGAACCAGAAGCTTCAAGAGTTTGTCTAACATTTGGCTTAAAGTTTTAAAGTAGGCCTCTGATTAATGCATTTGTCCTTTGGCCAAAATGATAACCAGTATTTCCTGACTGATAAGTGTAATGGAAAATATCTAATGGATGAGGAGAGATTATACTAATACAATCCAGTTTCACTGATTGATAACTTTGGTAAGAGATTTAATTAGAAGGAtcatggagatttaaaaaaaattttttttaaatgagtggaCAACTCTGTTGTCTTTAGAATTGGTGCTTTTTTAGATTCAACTTTGTACTCAGCTGCACTGATTAGCCACCCTGCCCATTTctggaaacaaaatattttcactctGGAGCTTGTTGTCTGTCTTTAAAGACAATGTTTCTTCAGCCTGGCGCTgtagctgacacctgtaatcccagcactttgggaggtcaagatgggttgatcacctgaggtcaggagttcaagaccagcctgaccaacatggtgaaatcccatttctactaaaaataccaaaattagtgaggcgcggtggcgggcgcctgtaatctcagctactcaggaggctaggtgggagaatcgcttgaacctgggcagcggaggttgcagtgagctgagatcgcatcactgcagtccaggctgggtgacaagaatgaaactccatctcaaaaaaaaaaaaaagagaatgtctCTTAATATCTTTTTGttgtaataatttctttttttgttttgttttgtttttgagatggagtctcgctctgtcaccaggctagagtgcagtggcacaatctcggctcaccacaacctccacctcccaggttcaagtgattatcctgcctcagcctcctgagtagctgggattacaggcacgtgccaccacacccagctaatttttgtatttttagtagagacggggtttcaccatgttggccaggatggtctcgatctcctgacttggtgatccgtctgcctcagcctcccaaagtgctggggttactggcataagccaccacacccggcttgttataatgatttctaaaatgtttttttgttttagggTGCAGACATGAATGGCATACCAACAAAAGGACCAACAGAAATCTCTgataaaaagaaagactaaagCAGTTTTCCTAAAGGacctcatcatttaaaaaatggaccTGATAATATGAACCATCTTCCTTGTAACTGTCTCTGACCTTTTATCTGAGACCGGAATTCAGGATAGGAGTCTAGATATTTACCTGATACTAATAAGGAAATACATGATATCTGTATTTATAATGTAGTTAGTTATATTTAATGACCTCATTCCTAAGTTCCTTTTTCATTAATGTAGCTTTCATTTCTGTTATTGCTATTTGAATAATATGATTAAATAGAAGGTTTGTGCCAGTAGACATTATGTTACTAAATCAGCACTTTAAAATACTTGGTTCTCTATCTAATTCATGGGAATTTGACTGctgttttctctactttctttggGCTCTTCTAATTTGAGTGGAGTACAATTTTACTGTGAAATAGTCCAGTGAAACTGCAGGGAAATGCAGGTAGAATCTTGGGAGGTAATAATGATGTGAAACATAAAGATACAATAATTACTGTCCAACACAGTGGAGCAGCTTGTCCACAAATGTAGTAATTACTATTTATTGCTCTAAGGAAGATAAAAAAAGATAGGGGAAAAGGGGAAACGTCTCTGAAAAACGGAACATCTTTTACATAAATGTctaatgtaattataaaatgttaatccTTACTGCATTTCTTCTGTTCCTACAAATGTATTAAACATTCAGTTTAACTggtagttctttttcttttaaagtctatttaaatattcaaaagggAAATTTTTCACTATGTCAGAAGGCAGAATTTGGATGTTGTGATGGCATCTGTATAGTGGTGGGACAACAGTTACCATTGTTGCCTAAGAAGACACTCCaaaattcagtggttttcagcAGCAGTGACTTGACTGGGCAGTTCTGTGCTGTTCTGGGCTCACTCATATGGCTGGCTGGGCCTGGGTCTGGACCTGGGCGCTATGTGATTTTTATCTTGGGCTTTGAAAACTCAGTGTAGGGACCTATAAATATTCAAAGAGGATGAGATGCATCcttatctatattttttgttCCCTCTGAAGCTGGGAAAGATTAAAAGGGACTCCTGCCCTTGGGTCCCCAGTGGAGTCCGGGTCCTAACTCAGGCTCTGTTAAGTTCTGTGTCTGGTCAAGTCATTGACTTACCTTGGACTTTATTTGATATAAATCATATAAATCAGCAGGTCTTAGCTTTTATGTCCAAAGCCATCTGAGGGATAAGATATTTCTCATTAGCAAATACACTTTTTTAAGGTATAAAtgctattataaaaataacaggTATGTA
The DNA window shown above is from Rhinopithecus roxellana isolate Shanxi Qingling chromosome 21, ASM756505v1, whole genome shotgun sequence and carries:
- the C21H18orf32 gene encoding UPF0729 protein C18orf32 homolog isoform X1; its protein translation is MGVLGASICLSVEELKLGKMVCIPCIVIPVLLWIYKKFLEPYIYPLISPFVSRIWPKKAIQESNDPNKGKVDCKGADMNGIPTKGPTEISDKKKD
- the C21H18orf32 gene encoding UPF0729 protein C18orf32 homolog isoform X2, giving the protein MVCIPCIVIPVLLWIYKKFLEPYIYPLISPFVSRIWPKKAIQESNDPNKGKVDCKGADMNGIPTKGPTEISDKKKD